The Allocatelliglobosispora scoriae genome contains a region encoding:
- the efeO gene encoding iron uptake system protein EfeO — MRKTLVLTGAALLGLGLTACSKDEPKSADAGGPIAVSATDTACDVAKKEAASGVVTFAISNKGGKITEFYVYAAGDRVMAEVENIPPGITRELKAELPAGTYETACKPGMIGSGIRAAFTVSGSAAPLTADAKLADATANYQRYVQSQTVPLLAKTEEFVTAVKAGDIAKAKALFPIARTYWERIEPVAEIFGDLDPKIDGREDVIAEGMAFTGFHKLEQDLWVKGDVSKSGAIADQLLVDVKEIVAKATAEKLSPLQLANGAKELLDEVASGKITGEEDRYSHTDLWDFAANLEGSKASVAALRPALEDRAPDLVAKLDTAFKNAETTLAKHRDGDGWKLHTALTTGELKELTDVINALAEPISKIAAVIAK, encoded by the coding sequence ATGCGTAAGACCCTGGTCCTGACCGGAGCGGCCCTGTTGGGCCTCGGCCTGACGGCGTGCAGCAAGGACGAGCCGAAGTCCGCCGACGCCGGTGGCCCGATCGCCGTCAGCGCCACCGACACCGCGTGCGATGTCGCCAAGAAGGAGGCGGCTTCGGGTGTCGTGACCTTCGCGATCAGCAACAAGGGCGGGAAGATCACCGAGTTCTACGTCTACGCCGCCGGTGACCGGGTCATGGCCGAGGTGGAGAACATCCCGCCGGGCATCACCCGCGAGCTCAAGGCCGAGCTGCCGGCCGGCACCTATGAGACCGCCTGCAAGCCGGGCATGATCGGCAGCGGCATCCGGGCGGCCTTCACGGTCAGCGGCTCGGCCGCGCCGCTGACCGCCGACGCGAAGCTCGCCGACGCGACCGCCAACTACCAGCGCTACGTGCAGAGCCAGACCGTGCCGCTGCTCGCCAAGACCGAGGAGTTCGTCACCGCGGTCAAGGCCGGTGACATCGCCAAGGCGAAGGCGCTCTTCCCGATCGCCCGGACCTACTGGGAGCGGATCGAGCCGGTCGCCGAGATCTTCGGCGACCTGGACCCGAAGATCGACGGCCGCGAGGACGTCATCGCCGAGGGCATGGCCTTCACCGGCTTCCACAAGCTGGAGCAGGACCTCTGGGTCAAGGGCGACGTGAGCAAGTCCGGCGCGATCGCCGACCAGCTGCTCGTCGACGTCAAGGAGATCGTCGCCAAGGCCACGGCGGAGAAGCTCTCCCCGCTGCAGCTCGCCAACGGCGCCAAGGAGCTGCTCGACGAGGTCGCCAGCGGCAAGATCACCGGCGAGGAGGACCGCTACTCGCACACCGACCTGTGGGACTTCGCCGCCAACCTCGAGGGTTCCAAGGCCTCCGTCGCCGCGCTCCGCCCGGCGCTGGAGGACCGTGCGCCGGACCTCGTCGCGAAGCTCGACACCGCTTTCAAGAACGCCGAGACCACGCTCGCCAAGCACCGCGACGGCGACGGCTGGAAGCTGCACACCGCACTGACCACCGGCGAGCTCAAGGAGCTCACCGATGTCATCAACGCCCTCGCCGAGCCGATCAGTAAGATCGCCGCGGTCATCGCGAAGTAG
- a CDS encoding cation diffusion facilitator family transporter — MSASGGTKAIIAALGANLGIAVTKFIAFALTGSSSMLAEAIHSVADSGNQALLLVGGRRAQRAATPRHPFGYGRERYIYAFIVSIVLFSVGGLFALYEAWHKFSHPEPIVNFKWVPIAVLLVAIALESYSFRTAIVESNAVRGKASWTDFIRRAKAPELPVVLLEDLGALVGLVFALFGVSMTLLTDDGRWDAAGTAMIGILLVAIAVILAIETKSLLLGESATPEHVAQIAEAITAGDEVERVIHMRTLHLGPEELLVAAKIAIHAGDSAAEIARGIDAAEARIRAAVPIARVIYLEPDLDRTPAAS; from the coding sequence GTGAGCGCTAGTGGCGGAACGAAAGCGATCATTGCTGCGCTGGGGGCCAACCTCGGCATCGCGGTGACCAAGTTCATCGCCTTTGCCCTGACCGGCTCATCGTCGATGCTGGCAGAGGCGATCCACTCGGTCGCCGACTCGGGCAACCAGGCCCTGCTCCTCGTGGGCGGGCGCCGAGCTCAGCGGGCCGCAACGCCGCGGCACCCGTTCGGCTACGGCCGTGAGCGCTACATCTACGCGTTCATCGTCTCGATCGTGCTCTTCAGCGTCGGTGGCCTCTTCGCCCTCTACGAGGCGTGGCACAAGTTCTCGCACCCGGAGCCGATCGTCAACTTCAAGTGGGTGCCGATCGCGGTGCTGCTGGTCGCGATCGCCCTGGAGTCCTACTCCTTCCGCACGGCGATCGTCGAGTCCAACGCGGTGCGGGGCAAGGCCTCCTGGACGGACTTCATCCGCCGGGCCAAGGCTCCCGAGCTGCCGGTGGTGCTGCTGGAGGACCTCGGTGCCCTCGTCGGTCTCGTCTTCGCGCTCTTCGGCGTGAGCATGACGCTGCTCACCGACGACGGCCGCTGGGACGCGGCGGGCACCGCGATGATCGGCATCCTGCTCGTCGCGATCGCGGTCATCCTCGCCATCGAGACGAAGAGCCTGCTGCTCGGCGAGTCCGCCACGCCGGAGCACGTGGCTCAGATCGCCGAGGCGATCACGGCCGGTGACGAGGTCGAGCGCGTGATCCACATGCGTACCCTGCACCTCGGTCCGGAGGAGCTGCTCGTGGCCGCGAAGATCGCGATCCACGCCGGCGATTCGGCCGCCGAGATCGCCAGGGGAATCGACGCCGCGGAGGCGCGCATCCGCGCCGCCGTGCCGATCGCCCGCGTGATCTACCTGGAGCCCGATCTCGATCGGACGCCGGCGGCAAGCTGA
- a CDS encoding RDD family protein: MSVTSSEPDHRLVSGEAVQLEVRVARVGSRALALMIDVVGQLVMLIILLPVAMLSMGVLAADAALASAVQVITVILVFVAYQTAWETLSGGRTPGKFVLGLRVVRDDGGPIRFRHAITRALVGATLEWPGLLLPVITWFASITTMLTNAQGKRLGDLAAGTIVIHDRTPMTWGWVPGIPPHLVPWASTLDLTALDDDLALACRHFLARSRSLSEPFRSRLGERLAGEVMALTTPRPPMGTPGWAYLAAVVGERHRRAATRLATARRAQATLWPELFPTPPPIPAPRAAAPLPLSLPAADPLNSR; encoded by the coding sequence ATGTCCGTCACCAGCTCCGAGCCCGACCATCGACTGGTCAGCGGCGAGGCCGTTCAGCTTGAGGTACGCGTGGCGCGGGTCGGCTCCCGCGCGCTCGCCCTCATGATCGACGTCGTCGGGCAGCTCGTGATGCTGATCATCCTGCTCCCCGTCGCCATGCTCAGCATGGGCGTCCTCGCCGCCGACGCCGCGCTCGCCAGCGCGGTGCAGGTGATCACGGTCATCCTCGTCTTCGTCGCCTATCAGACGGCGTGGGAGACGCTCTCCGGCGGCCGGACACCGGGCAAGTTCGTGCTGGGCCTGCGCGTGGTCCGCGACGACGGCGGCCCGATCCGCTTCCGGCACGCGATCACCCGCGCCCTGGTCGGCGCGACACTGGAATGGCCAGGGCTGCTCCTACCGGTGATCACCTGGTTCGCCAGCATCACCACGATGCTCACCAACGCGCAGGGCAAGCGCCTCGGCGATCTCGCGGCGGGCACGATCGTCATCCACGACCGGACGCCGATGACCTGGGGCTGGGTCCCCGGCATCCCGCCGCACCTGGTGCCGTGGGCGTCGACGCTGGACCTGACGGCCCTCGACGACGATCTCGCCCTGGCCTGCCGGCACTTCCTGGCCCGCAGCCGCAGTCTCAGCGAGCCTTTCCGCAGCAGGCTCGGCGAGCGGCTCGCCGGTGAGGTGATGGCGCTGACCACTCCCAGGCCGCCGATGGGGACTCCCGGGTGGGCGTACCTGGCTGCGGTTGTGGGTGAAAGGCACCGCCGGGCCGCGACGCGCCTGGCGACCGCGCGCCGCGCTCAGGCCACGCTCTGGCCGGAACTCTTCCCCACTCCCCCGCCGATCCCCGCCCCCCGAGCAGCGGCACCCCTGCCCCTGTCCCTCCCCGCGGCAGACCCCCTCAATTCGCGTTGA
- the efeB gene encoding iron uptake transporter deferrochelatase/peroxidase subunit, with protein sequence MVTRRTAITLAGVGAAGLAGAGAMALIDGGTGDGTANALSGAADAVAFFGPHQAGIVTPAQDRLHFAAFDVIAKDRAELIELLREWTAAAARLTAGHDAGHFGAVGGIPEAPPDDTGEALGLPASGLTLTIGFGPTLFRDADGRDRFGIADKRPAALADLPAFRGDALRPEISGGDICIQACANDPQVAVHAIRNLARIGFGRVTMRYSQLGFGRTSSTSRAQATPRNLMGFKDGTANLKAEDTELLKEHLWADAPDGAAWMTGGSYLVTRRIRMLIETWDRTSLGEQEAIIGRDKGEGAPLGKAKEFDEPDFTAVGKDGEKVMPMEAHVRLAHPDFNGNARLLRRGYNFVDGSDSLGRLDAGLFFMAYQRDPRKQFVPVQRSLAKADILNEYIRHVSSAVWAIPPGVSGPEDFWGRTLFT encoded by the coding sequence ATGGTCACTCGTCGTACGGCGATCACCCTCGCCGGAGTTGGCGCCGCCGGGCTCGCCGGGGCGGGTGCCATGGCACTGATCGACGGTGGCACCGGGGATGGCACGGCCAACGCCCTCTCCGGTGCCGCCGACGCGGTCGCGTTCTTCGGACCGCACCAGGCTGGGATCGTCACGCCGGCGCAGGACCGGCTGCACTTCGCGGCGTTCGACGTGATCGCGAAGGACCGGGCGGAGCTGATCGAGCTGCTCCGCGAGTGGACGGCCGCTGCGGCGCGATTGACGGCCGGGCACGACGCCGGCCACTTCGGCGCGGTCGGCGGCATCCCGGAGGCGCCGCCGGACGACACCGGCGAGGCGCTCGGCCTGCCCGCGAGCGGCCTCACCCTCACGATCGGCTTCGGCCCGACCCTGTTCCGCGACGCGGACGGCCGGGACCGGTTCGGCATCGCCGACAAGCGGCCCGCCGCGCTCGCGGACCTGCCCGCCTTCAGGGGCGACGCGCTGCGTCCGGAGATCTCCGGTGGCGACATCTGCATCCAGGCCTGCGCCAACGATCCGCAGGTCGCGGTGCACGCGATCCGCAATCTCGCCAGGATCGGGTTCGGCCGGGTCACGATGCGCTACTCGCAGCTCGGCTTCGGGCGTACCTCCTCGACATCGCGCGCGCAGGCCACCCCGCGCAACCTGATGGGCTTCAAGGACGGCACCGCCAACCTCAAGGCCGAGGACACGGAGCTGCTCAAGGAGCACCTGTGGGCCGACGCCCCCGACGGCGCGGCCTGGATGACGGGCGGCAGCTACCTCGTCACCCGGCGGATCCGGATGCTGATCGAGACCTGGGACCGCACCTCGCTCGGGGAGCAGGAGGCGATCATCGGCCGCGACAAGGGCGAGGGTGCGCCGCTGGGCAAGGCGAAGGAGTTCGACGAGCCGGACTTCACCGCGGTCGGTAAGGACGGCGAGAAGGTGATGCCGATGGAGGCGCACGTCCGCCTGGCCCACCCCGACTTCAACGGCAACGCCAGGCTGCTCCGGCGCGGCTACAACTTCGTCGACGGCTCGGACAGCCTGGGCCGCCTCGACGCCGGCCTGTTCTTCATGGCCTACCAGCGCGATCCCCGAAAGCAGTTCGTCCCGGTCCAGCGCAGCCTGGCCAAGGCCGACATCCTCAACGAATACATCCGCCACGTCTCCAGCGCGGTCTGGGCGATCCCCCCAGGCGTGTCGGGCCCCGAGGACTTCTGGGGCCGCACCCTCTTCACGTAG
- the ahcY gene encoding adenosylhomocysteinase, whose amino-acid sequence MTRILTAGDYKVADLSLAAFGRKEIQLAEHEMPGLMAIRREYADTKPLTGARITGSLHMTIQTAVLIETLTALGAEVRWASCNIFSTQDHAAAAIVVGPEGTPEAPSGVPVYAWKGETLEEYWWCTERILLWPDGQGPNMILDDGGDATLLVHKGAEFEAAGAVPAPTADDSEEYAVILGVLARSLTEDDKRWTGVAAGIKGVTEETTTGVHRLYEMQAAGKLIFPAINVNDSVTKSKFDNKYGCRHSLIDGINRATDVLIGGKVAVVFGYGDVGKGCAESLRGQGARVIITEIDPICALQAAMDGYQVTTIEDVVETGDIFITATGCKDVITADHMSRMKHNAIVGNIGHFDNEIDMAGLFKDPKVKRINIKPQVDEFAFEDGHSVIILSEGRLLNLGNATGHPSFVMSNSFANQTIAQIELFTKTSEYPIGVYTLSKALDEKVARLHLGALGVKLTELTKEQASYMGLPIEGPYKADHYRY is encoded by the coding sequence ATGACCCGCATCCTGACCGCTGGTGACTATAAAGTCGCCGATCTCTCCCTCGCCGCCTTCGGGCGCAAGGAGATCCAACTCGCCGAGCACGAAATGCCCGGCCTGATGGCAATCCGCCGGGAGTACGCCGACACCAAGCCGCTCACCGGCGCTCGGATCACCGGATCCCTGCACATGACCATCCAGACCGCGGTCCTGATCGAGACCCTCACGGCTCTCGGTGCCGAGGTCCGCTGGGCAAGCTGCAACATCTTCTCCACCCAGGACCACGCCGCCGCCGCGATCGTCGTCGGCCCCGAGGGCACGCCCGAGGCGCCGTCCGGCGTGCCGGTCTACGCCTGGAAGGGCGAGACGCTCGAGGAGTACTGGTGGTGCACCGAGCGCATCCTGCTCTGGCCCGATGGCCAGGGTCCCAACATGATCCTTGACGACGGCGGCGATGCGACGCTGCTCGTGCACAAGGGCGCCGAGTTCGAGGCCGCGGGTGCCGTGCCGGCCCCCACCGCCGACGACTCCGAGGAGTACGCGGTGATCCTGGGTGTCCTCGCGCGGTCGCTGACCGAGGACGACAAGCGCTGGACCGGCGTGGCGGCCGGCATCAAGGGCGTCACCGAGGAGACCACCACCGGCGTGCACCGTCTCTACGAGATGCAGGCGGCCGGCAAGCTGATCTTCCCGGCGATCAACGTCAACGACTCGGTGACGAAGAGCAAGTTCGACAACAAGTACGGTTGCCGCCACTCGCTCATCGACGGCATCAACCGGGCGACCGACGTGCTCATCGGTGGCAAGGTGGCCGTGGTCTTCGGCTACGGCGACGTCGGCAAGGGCTGCGCGGAGTCGCTGCGTGGCCAGGGCGCGCGCGTCATCATCACCGAGATCGACCCGATCTGCGCGCTGCAGGCGGCGATGGACGGCTACCAGGTGACCACGATCGAGGACGTCGTCGAGACCGGCGACATCTTCATCACGGCCACGGGCTGCAAGGATGTCATCACGGCCGACCACATGTCGCGGATGAAGCACAACGCGATCGTCGGCAACATCGGTCACTTCGACAACGAGATCGACATGGCCGGGCTCTTCAAGGACCCCAAGGTCAAGCGGATCAACATCAAGCCGCAGGTCGACGAGTTCGCGTTCGAGGACGGCCACTCGGTCATCATCCTGAGCGAGGGCCGCCTGCTGAACCTGGGCAACGCGACCGGCCACCCGTCGTTCGTCATGAGCAACAGCTTCGCCAATCAGACGATCGCTCAGATCGAGCTCTTCACGAAGACCTCGGAGTACCCGATCGGCGTCTACACGCTGTCGAAGGCGCTCGACGAGAAGGTCGCCCGCCTGCACCTGGGCGCCCTGGGCGTGAAGCTGACGGAGCTCACGAAGGAGCAGGCCTCCTACATGGGTCTGCCGATCGAGGGCCCGTACAAGGCTGACCACTACCGTTACTGA
- a CDS encoding HAD-IIB family hydrolase produces the protein MGTGFRVVAFDLDDTLAVSKSQIDPRMAKLLSQLLDATTVCIISGGRYEQFTAQVLDHLELSPAALRRLHLMPTCGTRYYRWDTRWVEIYAEDFSDADKARVIAALREGATALGLWEEKPWGEIIEDRGSQITFSALGQQAPPAAKYAWDPDGSKKQRLRAYVAERLPDLEVRAGGSTSVDITRKGIDKAYGMRKLMDFLDLTPADVVFVGDRLDEGGNDYPVRSTGIECVPVEGWPETADYVEKLLATPGALAPLADTHS, from the coding sequence ATGGGCACCGGATTTCGCGTCGTCGCCTTCGACCTGGACGACACTCTTGCGGTCTCCAAATCGCAGATCGACCCCCGGATGGCGAAGCTGCTGTCGCAACTGCTCGATGCGACCACGGTGTGCATCATCTCCGGCGGACGTTACGAGCAGTTCACCGCGCAGGTCCTCGACCACCTCGAGCTCTCCCCCGCGGCGCTGCGGCGGCTGCACCTCATGCCAACCTGTGGCACCCGCTACTACCGCTGGGACACGCGGTGGGTGGAGATCTACGCCGAGGACTTCTCGGACGCCGACAAGGCACGGGTGATCGCCGCCCTGCGTGAGGGCGCCACCGCGCTGGGGCTGTGGGAGGAGAAGCCCTGGGGCGAGATCATCGAGGACCGTGGCAGCCAGATCACCTTCTCCGCGCTCGGCCAGCAGGCTCCGCCGGCGGCGAAATACGCATGGGACCCCGACGGATCCAAGAAGCAGCGCCTGCGTGCCTATGTCGCGGAGCGGCTGCCGGATCTCGAGGTCCGGGCCGGTGGCTCCACCTCCGTCGACATCACCCGCAAGGGCATCGACAAGGCGTACGGCATGCGCAAGCTGATGGACTTCCTCGACCTGACCCCGGCCGACGTCGTCTTCGTCGGCGACCGGTTGGACGAGGGCGGCAACGATTACCCGGTCCGCAGCACGGGTATCGAGTGCGTGCCGGTCGAGGGCTGGCCGGAGACGGCCGACTACGTCGAGAAGCTGCTCGCAACGCCGGGAGCGCTGGCTCCGCTGGCTGACACGCACTCCTGA
- the efeU gene encoding iron uptake transporter permease EfeU, which translates to MIGNVFPTFLIGLREGLEATLVVSILVAYLVKSDRRGKLPLVWLGVGLAVALSVGAAALLEYTAAHLTHEQQELFDAITSIVAVCFVTWMIFWMRRAARSIGGELRDKLSEAIGIGSVAVVGMSFLAVAREGLETAVLFFATIEGSDSPWYVVAILAGILTSVVIGYFLYISAVRINLTKFFTWTGALLVLVAAGILKYGVHDLQEADVLPGLNDHAFDLSNVIDPTSWGAQLIAGMFNLTVQPSVLEMVAWGAYAVPVLILFLMPNRTPRPAAAVPTPAE; encoded by the coding sequence ATGATCGGCAACGTCTTCCCCACGTTCCTCATCGGCCTGCGCGAAGGGCTGGAGGCGACGCTGGTCGTGAGCATCCTCGTCGCCTACCTCGTCAAGTCCGACCGGCGCGGCAAGCTGCCCCTGGTCTGGCTCGGCGTCGGGCTCGCCGTCGCGCTCTCCGTCGGAGCCGCAGCGCTGCTGGAGTACACGGCCGCCCACCTCACCCACGAGCAGCAGGAGCTCTTCGACGCGATCACCTCGATCGTCGCGGTCTGCTTCGTCACCTGGATGATCTTCTGGATGCGCCGGGCCGCCCGGTCCATCGGCGGCGAGCTGCGCGACAAGCTCAGCGAGGCGATCGGCATCGGCTCGGTCGCCGTGGTCGGCATGTCGTTCCTCGCCGTCGCCCGCGAGGGCCTGGAGACCGCGGTCCTCTTCTTCGCCACCATCGAGGGCAGCGACTCGCCCTGGTATGTCGTGGCGATCCTCGCCGGGATCCTGACCTCGGTCGTGATCGGGTATTTCCTCTACATCAGCGCCGTGCGGATCAACCTGACGAAGTTCTTCACCTGGACGGGCGCGCTGCTGGTCCTCGTCGCCGCCGGGATCCTGAAATACGGCGTGCACGACCTCCAGGAGGCCGACGTGCTCCCGGGCCTCAACGACCACGCCTTCGACCTGTCGAACGTCATCGACCCGACGAGCTGGGGCGCCCAGCTGATCGCCGGGATGTTCAACCTCACCGTCCAGCCCAGCGTGCTGGAGATGGTCGCCTGGGGCGCCTATGCGGTGCCCGTACTCATCCTGTTCCTGATGCCGAATCGGACCCCGCGCCCTGCGGCGGCCGTGCCAACCCCCGCGGAGTGA
- a CDS encoding SIS domain-containing protein produces MSEELSLRGHRTIDEALLDDAPRLAANDPGGMLRATASAGAQVREAAALTAESNLAMLADEGRPRAVVIAGAGTAARTGDVLATVAGPRCPVPVLAHRSVGIPGWVGAADVVIAVSASGRSPEALGAAEAAARRGARLVAIGAPDSPLQSVAERARAPFIPVPRRAPARASIWALTVPVLLAARSIGLVKVNEADLAETAARLDADADRCRATAESFVNPAKGMALSLAGSIPVVWGSSSLAAMAARRFGDTLSANARYPVVTGALGEAGRGRVGLLDGVFGGLAGGADIFADPDETDSMLARLSVVLLQDGGLADDEISEAPEVEQRRIEAVQEICDRRGIRWTLLTAQGGSALERLASLVTIPDFASIYLGLAHGLDPMAVPAVTELKERLRA; encoded by the coding sequence ATGAGCGAGGAACTCTCCCTGCGGGGGCATCGCACGATCGACGAGGCGCTGCTCGACGACGCGCCGAGGCTCGCCGCCAACGATCCCGGCGGCATGCTCCGGGCCACGGCGTCCGCCGGTGCTCAGGTACGCGAAGCCGCCGCGCTGACCGCCGAGTCCAATCTGGCCATGCTCGCCGACGAGGGCCGGCCGCGTGCCGTCGTCATCGCCGGTGCGGGCACGGCCGCGCGTACGGGTGACGTGCTCGCCACGGTCGCCGGTCCCCGCTGCCCGGTGCCGGTGCTGGCACACCGCAGCGTCGGCATCCCGGGCTGGGTCGGTGCCGCCGACGTGGTCATCGCCGTCTCGGCGAGCGGGCGCTCCCCGGAGGCGCTCGGTGCCGCCGAGGCAGCCGCGCGCCGCGGTGCCCGCCTGGTCGCGATCGGTGCTCCCGATTCGCCGCTGCAGTCGGTCGCCGAGCGGGCCCGGGCACCCTTCATCCCGGTCCCGAGGCGTGCTCCGGCGCGGGCCAGCATCTGGGCCCTGACGGTGCCGGTGCTGCTCGCCGCGCGTTCGATCGGGCTGGTCAAGGTCAACGAGGCCGACCTCGCCGAGACCGCCGCCAGGCTCGACGCCGACGCCGACCGCTGCCGCGCGACCGCCGAGAGCTTCGTCAACCCGGCCAAGGGCATGGCGCTCTCGCTCGCCGGCTCCATCCCGGTCGTCTGGGGTTCGTCGTCGCTCGCCGCGATGGCCGCCCGGCGTTTCGGTGACACGCTCTCCGCCAACGCCCGCTACCCCGTGGTGACCGGCGCGCTCGGCGAGGCCGGTCGCGGCCGTGTCGGCCTGCTGGACGGGGTCTTCGGCGGGCTCGCCGGCGGCGCGGACATCTTCGCCGACCCGGACGAGACCGACTCGATGCTGGCCCGCCTCTCGGTGGTGCTGCTGCAGGACGGCGGCCTCGCCGATGACGAGATCAGTGAGGCGCCCGAGGTCGAGCAGCGACGCATCGAAGCGGTGCAGGAGATCTGCGACCGCAGGGGCATCCGGTGGACGTTGCTGACCGCGCAGGGTGGTTCGGCGCTGGAGCGCCTCGCCTCGCTGGTCACCATCCCCGACTTCGCCTCCATCTACCTGGGCCTCGCCCACGGACTCGACCCGATGGCCGTCCCGGCCGTGACGGAACTCAAGGAGCGGCTGCGCGCGTGA
- the manA gene encoding mannose-6-phosphate isomerase, class I, with protein sequence MLALDNPIRGYAWGSHTVIAHLQGRPTPTEEPEAELWIGAHPSAPSRLPDGSSLADVIAAAPERVLGAPTVARFGPRLPFLLKVLAAAEPLSLQAHPTLAQARAGFAAGDPNYVDANHKPELLVAIEPMAALCGFRDPLVSADRIAALAIPDLAPVVALLRRGDLREAVGTLLSWPEDQRHELIGTVAKGARLLPGPDADVVELLAAKYPQDLGVLVSLLLNHVTLQPGEAIWMPAGNLHAYLHGAGVEIMAASDNVLRGGLTPKRVDVAELLRVVRFEVLDSPLFPAVESEPGQAVWAVPVPDFALHRIAVAGDPVTLTVAGPRTLLCLGGTVTVADDAGSVTLTGGRAAFSGAADGDLHVTGDGDLYLATVGALTE encoded by the coding sequence ATGCTCGCCCTCGACAACCCCATCCGGGGGTACGCGTGGGGCTCCCACACGGTGATCGCTCACCTGCAGGGGCGCCCCACGCCGACGGAGGAGCCCGAGGCGGAGCTGTGGATCGGTGCCCACCCGTCGGCACCGTCCCGGCTCCCCGACGGCTCCTCGCTCGCCGACGTCATCGCCGCCGCGCCCGAGCGCGTCCTCGGCGCGCCGACCGTGGCGAGGTTCGGCCCCCGGCTGCCCTTCCTGCTCAAGGTGCTCGCGGCGGCGGAGCCGCTGTCGTTGCAGGCGCACCCGACGCTCGCCCAGGCGCGGGCCGGGTTCGCGGCGGGCGACCCCAATTACGTCGACGCCAACCACAAGCCCGAGCTCCTCGTCGCGATCGAGCCGATGGCGGCACTCTGCGGCTTCCGCGACCCGCTGGTCTCCGCCGACCGGATCGCCGCGCTGGCGATCCCGGATCTCGCACCGGTCGTGGCGCTGCTGCGCCGGGGCGATCTGCGGGAGGCCGTCGGCACGCTGCTGAGCTGGCCGGAGGACCAGCGCCACGAGCTCATCGGCACTGTCGCCAAGGGCGCCCGGCTGCTGCCCGGGCCCGACGCGGACGTGGTCGAGCTGCTCGCCGCGAAATACCCGCAGGACCTGGGTGTCCTGGTGTCGTTGCTGCTCAACCACGTGACGCTCCAGCCCGGCGAGGCGATCTGGATGCCGGCCGGCAACCTGCACGCCTACCTGCACGGTGCCGGCGTCGAGATCATGGCGGCGAGCGACAACGTGCTGCGCGGCGGACTGACGCCCAAGCGGGTCGACGTCGCGGAGCTGCTGCGGGTCGTGCGCTTCGAGGTGCTGGACTCGCCGCTCTTCCCGGCGGTCGAGTCGGAACCAGGACAGGCCGTCTGGGCGGTGCCGGTCCCCGATTTCGCGCTGCACCGGATCGCGGTCGCCGGTGACCCGGTGACGCTGACCGTGGCCGGGCCGCGCACGCTGCTCTGCCTCGGCGGCACGGTGACGGTGGCGGACGACGCGGGCTCGGTGACCCTCACCGGTGGTCGGGCGGCGTTCAGCGGAGCGGCCGACGGTGATCTGCACGTCACCGGTGACGGTGACCTTTATCTCGCCACGGTCGGTGCACTGACCGAGTAG
- a CDS encoding Trm112 family protein — protein MSLDPMLLEILACPAEDHAPLRHDESAQTLTCTECGRIFEIRDGLPVLLLDEARSEGAA, from the coding sequence ATGTCGCTCGATCCGATGCTGTTGGAGATCCTCGCCTGCCCGGCCGAGGACCATGCCCCTCTACGCCACGACGAGTCCGCGCAGACCTTGACCTGCACAGAGTGCGGCCGGATTTTCGAGATCAGGGACGGCCTGCCGGTGCTGCTCCTTGATGAAGCGCGTTCGGAGGGAGCGGCATGA